One stretch of Bradyrhizobium canariense DNA includes these proteins:
- a CDS encoding two-component system VirA-like sensor kinase — translation MSTLKATPVAVIVLFFLLLLTWLLLSGLNLNSVRYDRELRALDDFSRFERALNREVLTARVGLSRNYDALARIADAYDNSLDRLREAAGPKSEESAAIEVLATVAHRQQDLVERFKSRNALLQNSLTYFGIFSARLAASNDKPVVAATSALAAAMLHLTLDTSQVAVDEVQQRLNELAALQSPRDDAESIQAAVAHGGILRDLLPATDAVLKALIATASNPEQTAVRSLIVKRQLAARASARRYRLFLYVTSVMLLGALAYLGLQLRARAIALRRRAGFEHVIARISTRFINSQQHEIATDVKWALQELAECLGADRAYFIVAAEPIKVYRWFRGRAEFPQGWPERALNIASRLEHGDDNIVHIPVVRPSHSYDTINLLADAGLQGWLCILSPGGQRTRAILGFDALRAGTLAQWAEFSLFRMAFDAIANAVGRVALEQEKERLEVNLQQARRLETLGAFASGIAHNFNNIVGAILGYAEMADTQVSAGSRSASNLAEIRHAGERARELVDQILTFGNRGDARRERICINALVAETRSLLTASLPSHVELMVRETPERAIVSAEPAQLQQVILNVCNNAAQAMDQPGIVEIRIEVREMAHTLKVGGDDVGPGRFAVVSISDSGRGMDKATLKRIFDPFFTTRIEGNGLGLATAREIVHEHDGAIGVQSAVGAGTRFDIWLPCAPPNELESTRHASGMVGRGIGETVLVFETDPVRLLRHEEVLAALGYEPVGFTKLADAMAACRAIPLRFDAALVCHQPGNASALDFAAALHDALPALPIILATPSARDLGAPLLVGSGISEVVHHPLMSAELVGALSRCLADSAALQGAKAAQTADQGC, via the coding sequence ATGAGCACCCTGAAGGCAACCCCAGTCGCAGTCATCGTATTGTTCTTTCTTTTGCTGCTAACCTGGCTGCTACTGAGCGGATTGAACCTGAATTCCGTTCGTTATGATCGAGAGCTACGGGCACTTGACGATTTCTCCCGATTTGAGCGCGCACTGAACCGTGAGGTGTTGACTGCGCGCGTCGGCTTGTCGCGAAATTACGATGCCTTGGCGCGGATCGCAGACGCGTACGACAACTCGCTCGATCGATTGCGTGAAGCTGCGGGCCCAAAGTCCGAGGAAAGCGCTGCAATCGAAGTTCTGGCCACCGTTGCCCACCGGCAGCAGGATCTGGTCGAACGGTTCAAGAGCAGGAACGCATTGCTGCAGAACTCGCTTACCTATTTTGGAATATTCAGCGCCCGTCTTGCGGCATCGAACGATAAGCCGGTGGTTGCGGCCACGAGCGCCCTGGCCGCCGCCATGCTGCATCTCACACTCGATACGTCACAGGTCGCCGTCGACGAGGTTCAGCAACGCTTGAACGAACTCGCGGCGCTGCAAAGCCCTCGCGACGATGCCGAGTCGATTCAAGCAGCGGTCGCGCACGGAGGGATATTGCGCGACCTTCTGCCAGCGACCGACGCCGTGCTGAAGGCTCTCATTGCCACAGCAAGCAACCCGGAACAGACCGCCGTTCGTTCATTGATCGTGAAGCGCCAGCTTGCCGCGCGCGCCTCGGCGCGCCGATACCGTCTGTTCCTTTATGTGACGTCCGTGATGCTGCTTGGAGCGCTGGCATATCTTGGGTTGCAACTGCGCGCGCGAGCGATTGCCTTGCGGCGTCGTGCTGGCTTTGAACACGTGATCGCCCGGATCTCGACGCGATTCATCAATTCCCAACAGCACGAGATTGCCACGGACGTTAAGTGGGCACTGCAAGAATTAGCGGAGTGCCTCGGCGCCGACCGAGCTTATTTCATAGTGGCAGCAGAGCCAATCAAGGTCTATCGGTGGTTTCGCGGCAGAGCGGAATTCCCGCAAGGGTGGCCCGAACGTGCGCTGAATATTGCGTCTCGCCTTGAGCACGGGGATGACAACATCGTTCACATCCCGGTGGTAAGGCCCTCGCACTCCTATGACACGATAAACCTGCTGGCGGACGCCGGCCTTCAAGGCTGGCTGTGCATCCTGAGCCCAGGCGGGCAGAGGACGCGCGCGATCCTTGGTTTCGATGCGCTGCGCGCGGGAACGCTTGCTCAATGGGCTGAATTCTCTCTCTTTCGCATGGCGTTCGACGCCATTGCAAATGCCGTTGGCAGAGTCGCTCTTGAGCAGGAGAAGGAGCGTCTCGAGGTGAACTTGCAACAGGCCCGCCGGTTGGAGACGCTCGGTGCCTTTGCAAGCGGAATAGCGCATAACTTCAATAATATCGTCGGCGCAATCCTTGGCTACGCGGAGATGGCTGATACGCAGGTCAGCGCCGGAAGCCGGTCGGCCAGCAATCTCGCTGAGATTCGTCACGCCGGCGAACGGGCACGCGAGCTGGTCGATCAGATCCTTACATTCGGCAACCGCGGCGATGCCAGGCGGGAGCGGATTTGCATCAACGCATTGGTCGCGGAAACAAGGTCGCTGCTCACTGCATCGTTGCCTTCCCATGTCGAACTGATGGTCCGCGAGACACCCGAGCGAGCGATTGTGTCGGCGGAGCCGGCGCAGTTGCAGCAGGTCATTCTGAATGTCTGCAACAACGCCGCCCAGGCGATGGACCAGCCCGGTATTGTCGAGATCCGGATCGAGGTGCGGGAAATGGCTCATACGCTGAAGGTCGGCGGTGACGACGTCGGCCCCGGCCGCTTCGCGGTCGTTTCGATATCTGATTCCGGACGCGGCATGGACAAAGCGACCCTGAAGCGAATTTTTGACCCGTTTTTTACGACGCGCATCGAGGGCAATGGTCTGGGACTAGCGACGGCACGTGAAATTGTCCACGAGCATGACGGAGCGATCGGCGTGCAGAGCGCAGTTGGCGCGGGAACGCGTTTCGACATTTGGCTTCCATGTGCTCCGCCCAATGAATTGGAATCAACTCGACATGCGTCCGGCATGGTCGGCCGCGGCATTGGCGAGACGGTGCTGGTGTTCGAAACCGATCCCGTGCGTCTGCTGCGCCATGAGGAAGTCCTGGCAGCCCTTGGCTATGAGCCCGTCGGCTTCACGAAGCTGGCTGACGCAATGGCGGCGTGCCGTGCCATACCATTGCGATTCGATGCTGCGCTCGTATGCCACCAGCCCGGCAACGCTTCTGCCCTCGATTTCGCGGCAGCGCTGCATGATGCCCTGCCGGCGCTGCCAATTATCCTGGCGACGCCCTCGGCGCGAGACCTGGGCGCCCCATTACTGGTAGGTTCGGGGATTTCCGAAGTTGTCCATCACCCCCTGATGTCCGCGGAGTTAGTCGGCGCATTGTCGCGTTGCCTGGCGGATTCTGCCGCTCTGCAAGGCGCCAAAGCAGCACAAACGGCCGACCAAGGCTGCTGA
- a CDS encoding cytochrome-c peroxidase produces the protein MLPQRDLRQLPRSSKAEISRTALRGRRAIGVCVLILGSLQLSPAPSQSSDQMLDANSTTAKEPITPIPEPATIDPLKVKLGERLFGDPRLSHDNSRSCASCHDLRTNGASRNSHDVALDGSGLPLNTLTVFNASLSFRFGWEGKFRTLESDIKASLESPWIMGTNPSEIAERLNADAGVRQEFAAAFGRGPDALNVVDAIASFERTLVTPGSRFDHWLAGDPAALSADELNGYRLFKSLGCASCHQGVNIGGNLFERHGIFHPLASPQPEILRVPSLRNVATTPPYFHDGSAPTLDDAVRKMGLAQLNSTLTNQQVNEIVAYLQSLTGYYRGVPVGASP, from the coding sequence TTGCTGCCCCAAAGAGATTTGCGGCAGTTGCCGAGGTCAAGTAAAGCTGAAATCTCGCGAACCGCTCTTCGTGGGCGGCGCGCCATCGGCGTCTGTGTGCTGATTCTTGGCAGCTTGCAGCTTTCCCCAGCGCCGTCGCAATCTTCTGATCAAATGCTTGATGCCAACAGCACCACGGCCAAAGAACCGATCACCCCGATTCCCGAGCCCGCCACAATCGATCCGTTGAAGGTTAAGCTCGGGGAGCGTCTGTTCGGCGACCCTCGGCTGTCTCACGACAATTCGCGCAGTTGCGCGTCGTGTCACGATCTCCGCACCAATGGCGCAAGTAGAAATAGTCACGACGTCGCCCTCGACGGCTCCGGCCTCCCTCTCAACACCCTTACGGTATTCAACGCCTCGCTCAGCTTTCGCTTCGGTTGGGAGGGAAAATTCCGGACCCTTGAGTCAGATATCAAAGCCTCATTGGAAAGCCCCTGGATTATGGGTACCAACCCTTCCGAAATTGCCGAAAGACTTAACGCAGACGCCGGTGTGCGTCAGGAATTCGCCGCCGCCTTTGGACGCGGTCCGGACGCTTTAAACGTCGTGGACGCAATCGCGAGCTTTGAGCGAACTCTCGTAACACCAGGCAGCCGGTTCGATCACTGGCTCGCGGGCGATCCGGCCGCGCTGTCGGCCGACGAATTGAATGGATATCGGCTATTCAAATCCTTGGGATGCGCCTCCTGTCACCAGGGCGTAAATATCGGCGGCAATCTTTTCGAACGGCACGGAATTTTCCATCCGCTCGCATCGCCACAGCCCGAGATTCTACGCGTGCCAAGTCTACGCAATGTCGCGACAACGCCGCCGTATTTTCATGACGGCAGTGCGCCAACGCTCGATGACGCCGTTCGGAAAATGGGCCTCGCACAGCTCAATTCGACGCTGACAAACCAGCAGGTAAACGAGATCGTCGCATATCTGCAGAGCTTGACCGGATACTATCGCGGGGTGCCCGTGGGGGCGTCACCATGA
- a CDS encoding DUF1127 domain-containing protein, which yields MMANHFSGTANDFLRRHYFPDEAGGTADKKSMRTARVDLAGVKSPTVIIAVPDKFPAVIVARTDTNQRKATFWSSVLDYLIESFALYGAATHPAALFALEPTRDEGQIPQPRDIDPSERRGFTSPISPAATRYAASSELDRQSNHVTPAGYVIAFSDDSSRERERKIKTTIAALAELDDRTLLDMGIPHRSQIEQVVRYCHDC from the coding sequence ATGATGGCGAATCATTTTTCTGGAACGGCAAACGATTTTCTCAGGCGACACTATTTCCCTGACGAAGCCGGAGGAACTGCCGACAAAAAATCGATGCGGACCGCCCGGGTTGACTTGGCAGGCGTGAAATCTCCAACCGTAATCATTGCAGTGCCGGATAAATTCCCGGCGGTGATCGTTGCGCGGACGGACACGAATCAGCGCAAGGCCACGTTCTGGTCGTCGGTACTGGACTATCTCATCGAAAGCTTTGCGTTATATGGCGCAGCCACGCATCCGGCAGCGCTCTTTGCTCTTGAGCCCACTCGCGACGAAGGACAAATCCCGCAGCCGAGAGATATCGATCCCAGCGAACGGCGAGGGTTTACAAGCCCGATTTCACCGGCTGCAACCCGGTACGCGGCATCATCCGAGCTTGACCGCCAGTCCAATCATGTGACACCCGCCGGATATGTGATCGCTTTCTCAGACGATAGTTCGCGCGAACGGGAACGAAAGATCAAAACAACCATCGCGGCGCTGGCCGAACTCGATGACCGGACCTTGCTCGACATGGGCATTCCCCACCGCTCGCAGATCGAGCAGGTCGTGAGATACTGTCATGATTGCTGA
- a CDS encoding response regulator: protein MPADVGHIIVVDDDPSLRQMVTRYLEDNNVPTKSASNRSELNRHIAGIPPSLIILDLRLGQDDGLDLLREIRSHSDVPIIITTGHRPDEIDRIVGLELGADDYIIKPFSLRELLARVRAVLRRQEMGRAARASEPERGGYRFNGWVLERRGRKLVDPNAAPVSLSKGEYALLLAFLEAPQRPLTREHLLQATRLHEDIFDRSIDVQVLRLRRKLEVDPSAPRAIQTERGVGYVFTPSVEPF from the coding sequence ATGCCTGCGGATGTCGGCCATATCATTGTCGTTGATGATGACCCGTCGTTGCGGCAGATGGTGACTAGGTATTTGGAGGATAACAATGTACCGACGAAGTCCGCTTCGAACAGATCCGAGTTGAATCGCCATATTGCAGGGATTCCTCCCAGCCTGATAATTCTGGATCTGCGGCTCGGCCAGGATGATGGGTTGGACCTTTTAAGGGAAATACGTTCTCATTCGGACGTTCCGATCATCATCACAACCGGCCATCGCCCTGACGAAATCGATCGTATCGTCGGTCTGGAACTTGGTGCGGATGATTACATCATAAAGCCTTTTAGCCTGCGGGAATTGCTCGCCCGCGTCCGAGCGGTGTTGCGGCGACAGGAAATGGGACGAGCTGCACGAGCAAGCGAACCCGAGCGCGGCGGCTATAGGTTTAATGGCTGGGTGCTTGAACGTCGTGGCCGAAAGCTGGTCGACCCCAACGCGGCCCCGGTTTCGCTGAGCAAAGGCGAGTACGCCTTGCTGCTTGCCTTTCTAGAAGCACCTCAGCGGCCCCTCACGCGGGAGCATTTGTTACAAGCCACCCGACTGCATGAGGATATTTTCGATCGCAGCATCGATGTCCAGGTCTTGCGATTGCGGCGCAAACTGGAGGTCGATCCGAGTGCACCACGCGCCATCCAGACCGAGCGTGGCGTCGGCTACGTCTTCACACCGTCGGTCGAGCCTTTTTGA
- a CDS encoding class I adenylate-forming enzyme family protein: MKITPVGALMHQALTHPKSTAFIFHEEVWTYERLAAEAQRLAHGLAARAVGPGDRVVLHMMNRPEMIVAYYACFLLGAIAAPLRTAFKFAELAPLLQRLKPALYIGEIGLYDNVAPVDVSILAPNKRFVIGGTFEDHGVQPWEALFEGGTNEALPTEPASYKPAILINTSGTTGRPKFVIHTPATLSESLDLMLRYWGLWEDDIMVEPLPLAHMSGLVTLLSYIQFGTPFVLLESFDADIVLDTIERYHCTWCLGFPAQYAALLERQRIRPRNLTSLRVCLTGADACPVDLQKQVTSIFGAPLYNLWGATEVVGSLTFGLQHGPVVRIVKEARIRLVDDNGAEVADGEVGELLIRGKNVFAGYWNDPDATEESLKAGWYHTGDLMRRGEGDELWFVSRKKDIIIRGGTNISPVEVEEALVAAHPAVEEAAVVGIPDTVLGQRVFGFVKLAEGTMHTVVSEILRRVATRLASYKVPEGLGVVDELPRNALSKVDRNKLLTMAPAAETAGALQIAAAAQRPQQPSERPARRVARNR, encoded by the coding sequence ATGAAAATCACTCCAGTAGGTGCTTTGATGCACCAGGCGCTAACCCATCCAAAAAGCACGGCGTTCATTTTTCACGAGGAGGTTTGGACTTATGAGCGGCTTGCCGCCGAAGCCCAGCGCCTTGCGCACGGGTTGGCGGCGCGCGCGGTTGGACCGGGTGATCGCGTCGTTCTTCATATGATGAACAGGCCCGAAATGATCGTTGCCTATTATGCCTGCTTTCTATTGGGAGCCATCGCGGCGCCCTTACGGACCGCCTTCAAATTCGCAGAACTCGCACCGCTTCTGCAGCGGTTGAAGCCCGCTCTCTACATTGGTGAAATTGGTCTGTACGACAATGTCGCGCCGGTAGATGTCTCGATCCTTGCACCGAACAAGCGCTTTGTCATCGGCGGAACCTTCGAAGACCACGGCGTCCAACCCTGGGAAGCACTGTTCGAAGGGGGGACCAACGAGGCTTTGCCGACCGAGCCGGCCTCGTACAAACCCGCCATACTGATCAACACATCCGGAACGACCGGTCGGCCCAAATTCGTCATCCATACGCCGGCAACCCTCTCCGAATCGCTGGACTTGATGCTCAGGTATTGGGGGCTCTGGGAAGACGACATCATGGTCGAGCCGCTTCCGTTGGCGCACATGAGCGGGCTCGTGACCCTTCTGTCCTATATCCAGTTCGGCACTCCCTTCGTGTTGCTCGAGAGCTTTGACGCCGACATCGTGCTCGACACCATTGAGCGCTATCATTGCACCTGGTGTCTCGGCTTTCCGGCACAGTATGCCGCACTGCTCGAGCGTCAGCGAATCCGGCCGCGGAATCTGACTTCCTTGCGGGTTTGCCTCACCGGGGCGGATGCCTGCCCGGTCGATCTGCAGAAGCAAGTTACGTCTATCTTTGGCGCGCCGCTCTACAACCTCTGGGGCGCAACGGAAGTCGTGGGGTCGTTGACCTTCGGCCTGCAACACGGGCCGGTCGTGCGGATCGTCAAGGAAGCGCGAATCCGGTTGGTCGATGACAATGGCGCTGAAGTCGCGGATGGCGAGGTCGGAGAACTCTTGATCCGTGGTAAAAACGTCTTCGCCGGCTACTGGAATGATCCTGACGCGACGGAGGAGAGTCTCAAGGCTGGCTGGTACCATACCGGTGACCTGATGCGGCGCGGCGAAGGAGATGAACTCTGGTTCGTGTCCCGCAAGAAAGACATCATCATTCGCGGCGGCACCAACATCTCACCTGTCGAAGTGGAAGAGGCGCTGGTCGCCGCCCATCCCGCAGTCGAGGAAGCGGCGGTTGTGGGCATACCCGATACGGTACTCGGTCAACGCGTGTTCGGGTTCGTCAAGCTTGCAGAGGGAACGATGCACACGGTCGTCTCCGAAATCCTCCGCAGGGTCGCGACGCGGCTTGCATCGTACAAAGTCCCCGAGGGTCTCGGAGTGGTCGACGAACTGCCCCGCAACGCGCTGAGTAAAGTCGATCGCAACAAGCTGTTGACCATGGCGCCCGCCGCTGAAACGGCCGGCGCTTTGCAGATCGCAGCCGCTGCTCAGCGGCCGCAACAGCCTAGCGAGCGGCCTGCCCGGCGGGTCGCCCGGAATAGATAA
- a CDS encoding ATP-binding protein — protein MLVAVSLLPAIAIQAYNEFDLRRTRQVEVQEQALSLAKLAAAEQEQIVQGIRQVLIALSELPAIRAKDVKACNAYLAGMKQRFPAFLTILVTDLDGEPFCESNSDRRPVNVATRAYFANVLKTGAFTVGEFSIGRSVPRKVIQFALPFYDDDGHMGGVIIAPLGLDWLADHIAQKSVPAGAALAITDRNGTYLARYPDNSQFVGRKPPAGKTWKFDQETAEDVIDLDGVERIVGFSALGDASGGLHVSFGLDKALAFTEIQHRTQRGIFLITLSALIVLVLTSLGARRFIQRPLAQLVQAAHQWQFGEFSKRVDIRGRSEIARVADAFNTMADALEHRERELSEAKQKAEESAARITMIFESTTDGVVIVDREWRISFLNGRALEHVDGRAAIGTKLSETFFEGVDAEIYSQLQGVVSDQRPASFETHCTRAGAWYTINVFPSSEGLVVYLRDITEHKHAVEARRLAEEQLHQSQKMESVGQLTGGVAHDFNNLLTVVSGNFELIHDAADNGSVREWAAAGLRAVSRGAKLTAQLLAFSRQQKLNPKLVCANQLISEFLGLIRQAIGGECEVRLRTDERLWQCHVDPPLLETALLNLALNARDAMPNGGVLEIETRNVVLDGGSMTGAAPGSYVRLSVTDTGCGMSPEVRDQIFEPFFTTKEVGKGTGLGLSMVYGFVRQSGGHVAVESASGAGTTIVLYLPKATQKPDAEVEAIQSQAIPAGSERILLVEDNEDILDVTSTMLSEFGYRVRSAANGAEAIQLLRSGEEFELLFSDIVMPNGVSGVELAREARRLNKGIKVLLTSGYAGDVLERHQAVDEFPIIDKPFRRAELAQRLRSILNEAKYM, from the coding sequence GTGCTGGTTGCTGTATCGCTGCTGCCAGCGATCGCGATCCAAGCCTATAATGAGTTCGACTTGCGCCGCACGCGCCAAGTCGAAGTGCAGGAGCAGGCGCTTAGCCTGGCTAAGCTTGCCGCGGCGGAACAAGAGCAGATCGTTCAGGGAATTCGTCAGGTCCTGATCGCGCTATCCGAACTGCCCGCGATAAGGGCGAAGGACGTCAAGGCGTGCAATGCATACCTGGCGGGGATGAAGCAGCGGTTTCCGGCTTTCCTTACCATCCTCGTCACCGACTTGGATGGCGAGCCGTTTTGCGAATCGAACAGCGACCGTAGACCGGTCAATGTCGCCACGCGAGCCTACTTTGCTAACGTGCTGAAGACCGGCGCGTTTACTGTCGGGGAATTCTCGATAGGTCGGTCAGTTCCGCGAAAGGTCATTCAGTTTGCGTTACCCTTCTACGACGACGATGGTCACATGGGCGGCGTCATTATCGCACCCCTCGGCTTGGATTGGCTTGCTGACCACATTGCTCAAAAGAGTGTTCCAGCGGGAGCCGCACTGGCGATCACGGATCGCAATGGCACATATCTCGCACGCTATCCTGACAACAGCCAGTTCGTCGGCAGGAAGCCGCCCGCTGGAAAAACCTGGAAATTCGACCAAGAGACTGCGGAAGATGTGATAGACCTCGACGGCGTCGAGCGTATCGTCGGCTTCTCAGCCCTTGGGGATGCTTCCGGAGGGCTTCATGTCAGCTTCGGCCTCGACAAGGCTCTGGCCTTCACCGAGATCCAGCATCGCACGCAGCGCGGCATCTTTCTCATTACCCTAAGCGCGCTGATCGTACTGGTCCTGACATCGTTGGGGGCTCGGCGGTTCATCCAGCGCCCGCTTGCTCAACTGGTTCAAGCCGCGCACCAATGGCAGTTCGGCGAATTTTCCAAGCGTGTAGACATCCGCGGCAGGTCTGAAATAGCGCGGGTCGCCGACGCGTTCAACACCATGGCCGATGCGCTTGAACACCGCGAGCGCGAATTGTCCGAGGCAAAGCAGAAAGCCGAGGAATCCGCGGCTCGAATCACGATGATCTTTGAGAGCACGACCGACGGTGTGGTGATCGTCGATCGAGAGTGGCGCATCAGCTTCCTGAACGGGCGAGCCTTGGAGCACGTAGACGGGCGGGCTGCGATCGGCACGAAACTGTCGGAGACGTTTTTCGAGGGCGTCGACGCGGAAATTTATAGCCAGCTTCAAGGGGTCGTGTCTGACCAGCGCCCGGCCTCGTTCGAAACGCACTGTACCCGTGCCGGCGCTTGGTACACGATCAACGTGTTCCCCTCCAGCGAAGGGCTCGTTGTCTACTTGCGAGACATCACCGAACACAAGCACGCCGTGGAGGCCCGCCGACTGGCAGAGGAACAGCTTCACCAGAGTCAGAAGATGGAGTCCGTCGGCCAGCTCACCGGCGGCGTCGCGCACGACTTCAACAACCTGCTCACAGTGGTTTCCGGAAATTTCGAGCTTATCCACGACGCGGCAGATAATGGCAGCGTCCGGGAGTGGGCGGCTGCCGGCTTGCGCGCCGTCAGCCGCGGAGCAAAGCTGACGGCGCAACTTCTCGCCTTTTCGCGTCAGCAGAAACTGAACCCAAAACTGGTCTGCGCAAATCAGCTCATTTCTGAGTTCCTGGGGCTCATCCGCCAGGCGATCGGCGGGGAATGCGAAGTCAGGCTCCGGACCGATGAGCGATTGTGGCAGTGCCATGTCGATCCGCCGCTGCTCGAGACCGCTCTCCTCAACCTGGCCCTAAACGCGCGCGATGCCATGCCCAATGGCGGCGTACTCGAAATCGAGACGCGCAACGTCGTGCTGGATGGGGGGAGCATGACCGGTGCCGCGCCCGGATCGTATGTCAGGCTATCCGTCACAGATACTGGATGCGGAATGTCCCCCGAAGTGAGGGATCAGATTTTTGAACCCTTCTTCACGACCAAAGAGGTCGGCAAGGGTACCGGACTCGGTCTCAGCATGGTGTACGGCTTTGTCCGGCAATCCGGGGGGCATGTTGCTGTCGAAAGCGCTTCCGGGGCGGGGACCACGATTGTTCTGTACCTTCCTAAAGCCACGCAAAAACCTGACGCTGAAGTGGAAGCAATTCAATCACAGGCCATACCGGCAGGCTCGGAGCGGATCCTCTTGGTCGAGGACAATGAGGATATCCTCGATGTCACGTCGACCATGCTATCGGAATTCGGCTATCGGGTTCGGTCCGCTGCGAACGGTGCAGAGGCTATCCAGCTGCTCAGGAGTGGCGAAGAATTCGAACTGCTGTTTAGCGACATAGTGATGCCAAACGGAGTGAGCGGCGTTGAGCTCGCCCGCGAAGCGAGGCGGCTGAACAAGGGCATCAAGGTCTTGCTCACCTCCGGCTACGCGGGAGACGTGTTGGAGCGACATCAAGCGGTGGATGAATTTCCAATCATCGACAAACCTTTCCGTCGCGCAGAATTGGCGCAGCGTCTGCGATCGATCCTGAATGAAGCGAAATATATGTAA
- a CDS encoding cupin domain-containing protein, with protein sequence MEEADAALAATTDQSGEITDATASAIAAIGVRIRGARQARSMTLQALADATGLSPSMLSLVERGRASPSIGSLIVISAALGVTMSEIIVDEPVEDEKLVVRSHEQQIVETAQHVIRRLIRDDRTRGVSIALNQYEPHTGSADRPLMHTGYEYGYVLEGTLTVEVNGVSHEIRSGDLIAYDSHKPHRMWNHGEGLVRTLWFNINHD encoded by the coding sequence ATGGAAGAAGCAGACGCAGCCCTGGCCGCAACAACGGATCAGTCCGGCGAGATAACGGATGCGACGGCGTCAGCTATCGCCGCGATCGGCGTGCGAATCAGAGGAGCACGCCAGGCACGATCCATGACGTTGCAGGCGTTGGCGGACGCGACGGGGCTTAGCCCATCGATGCTCAGTCTGGTGGAACGCGGACGCGCTTCACCTTCAATCGGTTCACTCATCGTCATTTCCGCCGCGCTGGGCGTCACGATGTCCGAGATCATTGTCGACGAACCGGTGGAGGATGAAAAACTGGTGGTGCGATCGCACGAGCAGCAGATCGTTGAAACAGCCCAGCACGTCATCCGGCGATTGATCCGCGATGATAGAACCAGAGGGGTCTCGATCGCTCTGAATCAATACGAACCACACACCGGTAGTGCTGATCGCCCCCTTATGCATACGGGTTACGAATATGGTTACGTGCTTGAAGGCACCCTGACCGTCGAGGTTAACGGCGTTTCACATGAGATCCGGAGCGGGGATCTCATCGCGTATGATTCACACAAACCTCACCGCATGTGGAATCATGGTGAGGGACTCGTACGCACGCTCTGGTTCAATATCAATCATGACTAG
- a CDS encoding cupin domain-containing protein, whose translation MTFADSPTVRVIDSAAGCPDIPLVEGAGNAKAVLWPGNGGTYRTLHLLNLESGARTVSLSHAGDSVYYVIRGSGTVADLVSGEQSPLEEGSMIHIDAGDTYQFVAASDSGLKLLGGPCPADFSLYPDI comes from the coding sequence ATGACTTTTGCCGACTCGCCAACGGTGCGTGTCATCGACAGCGCTGCAGGGTGCCCGGATATACCGTTAGTAGAGGGAGCCGGCAACGCCAAGGCGGTGTTGTGGCCGGGCAACGGAGGCACCTACCGGACGCTCCACCTGTTGAACCTGGAGAGCGGGGCAAGGACCGTTTCGTTAAGCCACGCCGGCGACAGCGTTTATTACGTTATTCGGGGGTCCGGGACCGTCGCCGACCTCGTCTCCGGCGAACAAAGTCCCCTCGAAGAGGGGTCGATGATCCACATCGATGCCGGCGACACCTATCAGTTCGTGGCGGCAAGCGACAGCGGCCTCAAGCTTCTGGGCGGGCCGTGTCCAGCCGACTTCAGTCTCTATCCAGATATCTGA
- a CDS encoding cupin domain-containing protein, translating into MAIRVFHRDKPSLCLPLISKDARFVVWPGVGAWRANMNYVRLEPGEANVPHIHTLSEDTIFILEGEGTIYDYTNDIKLPFHSGCVVHVPIGVKHAVAADRGVGIVSVGGPSPADVPMLKAVGAIPKDAVAPQ; encoded by the coding sequence ATGGCTATCCGCGTTTTTCATCGTGACAAACCCTCTCTGTGTTTGCCGCTCATATCCAAGGACGCCCGTTTTGTCGTATGGCCCGGCGTCGGCGCGTGGCGCGCAAACATGAACTACGTCCGGCTCGAACCTGGCGAGGCCAACGTTCCCCATATTCACACGCTGTCAGAAGACACGATCTTCATCCTCGAGGGCGAGGGCACGATCTACGACTATACCAACGACATCAAGCTGCCCTTCCACTCCGGCTGCGTCGTTCACGTACCCATTGGGGTCAAGCACGCCGTTGCCGCCGACCGGGGCGTTGGCATTGTCAGTGTCGGTGGTCCGAGTCCTGCCGATGTTCCGATGCTTAAGGCCGTAGGCGCCATACCAAAGGACGCGGTGGCGCCCCAGTGA